From the genome of Halorussus caseinilyticus, one region includes:
- the ppsA gene encoding phosphoenolpyruvate synthase: MAVLWLDEITADDLELVGGKGASLGELTGAGLPVPSGFVVSAGTYRSFIEETGIAEELFEAVDVDTEDSAALAEAQSRAKELVLETEMPEDIRQEILDSYDDLEDGEAFVAVRSSATAEDLPDASFAGQQETFLNVTREDLVDRVKRCWASLFTQRAIYYRQEKGFAHDKVDIAVVVQRMVDAEKSGVMFTSHPSTGASKIIIEAAWGLGEAVVSGSVSPDNYVVNRETGAVEELTIADKKTMMEKDDETGETVEREVEDDRREAQVLDETDISRLVELGERVEDHYDTPQDVEWAIVDGEVFMLQSRPITTIDDGESEIETDAAAGANGDEGIADGSGGVEAASAGSDAGAGNDVLVSGLGASPGIASGAVRIVDQLDQLDKVSEGDIIVTEMTTPDMVPAMKRAAGIATDEGGMTSHAAIVSRELGVPAVVGCTDATTSLTDDQRISLDGDKGTITEGRPETESEKEREPIEEARPKAPVKPMTATEVKVNVSIPEAAERAAATGADGVGLLRMEHMILSTNKTPAKYLDDHGVDAYVNEIVEGVRGVADEFYPRPVRVRTLDAPTDEFRQLQGGEDEPDEHNPMLGYRGIRRSLDRPEVFAHELEAFARLYEMGYDNVEIMLPLVNDAEDVIRSRNLMEEAGIDPEKRTWGVMIETPASALGVEQMAEQGIDFASFGTNDLTQYTLAVDRNNGNVADRFDELHPSVLQLISQTIETCREHDVDTSICGQAGSKPKMVQHLVNEGVSSISANIDAVRDVQHEVKRVEQKLLLDSVR, encoded by the coding sequence ATGGCTGTACTCTGGCTGGACGAAATCACCGCGGACGACCTCGAACTGGTCGGCGGGAAGGGCGCGTCGCTGGGGGAACTCACGGGCGCGGGCCTGCCGGTTCCGTCGGGGTTCGTGGTTTCGGCTGGCACCTACCGCTCGTTCATCGAGGAGACCGGCATCGCGGAGGAACTGTTCGAGGCCGTGGACGTGGACACCGAGGACTCCGCGGCGCTCGCCGAGGCCCAGTCGCGGGCCAAGGAACTCGTCTTGGAGACCGAGATGCCCGAGGACATCCGACAGGAAATTCTCGACTCCTACGACGACTTGGAAGACGGCGAGGCGTTCGTCGCGGTCCGGTCGTCCGCGACGGCCGAGGACCTGCCCGACGCGAGTTTCGCGGGCCAACAGGAGACGTTCCTCAACGTCACCCGCGAGGACCTCGTGGACCGCGTGAAGCGTTGCTGGGCGTCGCTTTTCACCCAGCGCGCCATCTACTACCGACAGGAGAAAGGGTTCGCTCACGACAAGGTGGACATCGCGGTCGTCGTCCAGCGCATGGTTGACGCCGAGAAGTCCGGCGTGATGTTCACCAGCCATCCTTCGACCGGCGCGTCGAAGATTATCATCGAGGCGGCGTGGGGTCTCGGCGAAGCGGTCGTCTCGGGGTCGGTCTCGCCCGACAACTACGTCGTGAACCGCGAGACCGGCGCGGTCGAGGAACTCACCATCGCCGACAAGAAGACGATGATGGAGAAAGACGACGAGACCGGCGAGACGGTCGAACGCGAGGTCGAAGACGACCGCCGCGAGGCCCAAGTGCTGGACGAGACCGACATCTCCCGACTCGTGGAACTCGGCGAACGCGTCGAGGACCACTACGACACGCCCCAAGACGTGGAGTGGGCCATCGTTGACGGAGAAGTCTTCATGCTCCAGTCCCGGCCCATCACGACGATAGACGACGGCGAGAGCGAAATCGAGACCGACGCCGCCGCGGGCGCGAACGGCGACGAGGGTATCGCCGACGGGAGCGGCGGGGTCGAAGCCGCCAGCGCCGGAAGCGACGCCGGAGCGGGCAACGACGTTCTGGTCTCCGGACTGGGCGCGAGTCCCGGCATCGCCTCGGGCGCGGTCCGCATCGTGGACCAACTCGACCAACTCGACAAGGTGAGCGAGGGCGACATCATCGTCACCGAGATGACGACCCCGGACATGGTGCCCGCGATGAAGCGCGCGGCGGGCATCGCCACCGACGAGGGCGGGATGACGAGTCACGCCGCCATCGTCTCGCGGGAGTTGGGCGTCCCGGCAGTCGTCGGGTGTACCGACGCCACCACATCGCTGACCGACGACCAGCGCATCAGTCTCGACGGCGACAAGGGCACCATCACCGAGGGTCGGCCCGAGACCGAATCGGAAAAAGAGCGCGAACCCATCGAGGAAGCCCGACCGAAGGCCCCGGTCAAGCCGATGACCGCGACCGAGGTGAAGGTCAACGTCTCCATCCCGGAGGCCGCCGAGCGCGCGGCGGCGACCGGTGCGGACGGCGTGGGTCTGCTCCGGATGGAACACATGATTCTGTCCACGAACAAGACGCCCGCGAAGTACCTCGACGACCACGGCGTGGACGCCTACGTCAACGAAATCGTGGAGGGCGTCCGCGGCGTCGCCGACGAGTTCTACCCCCGTCCGGTCCGCGTGCGGACTCTCGACGCGCCGACCGACGAGTTCCGCCAGTTGCAAGGCGGCGAGGACGAACCCGACGAACACAACCCGATGCTGGGCTACCGGGGCATCCGGCGGAGTCTCGACCGACCGGAGGTGTTCGCCCACGAACTCGAAGCGTTCGCTCGCCTCTACGAGATGGGCTACGACAACGTGGAAATCATGCTCCCGCTGGTCAACGACGCCGAGGACGTGATTCGGTCCCGCAACCTCATGGAGGAGGCGGGAATCGACCCCGAGAAGCGGACGTGGGGCGTGATGATAGAGACCCCCGCCTCGGCGCTCGGCGTCGAGCAGATGGCCGAGCAGGGCATCGACTTCGCCTCGTTCGGCACCAACGACCTGACCCAGTACACGCTGGCGGTGGACCGCAACAACGGGAACGTCGCCGACCGGTTCGACGAACTCCACCCCTCGGTCCTCCAACTCATCAGCCAGACCATCGAGACCTGCCGCGAACACGACGTTGACACCTCCATCTGCGGACAGGCCGGGTCGAAGCCCAAGATGGTTCAACACCTCGTCAACGAGGGCGTGAGTTCCATCTCGGCCAACATCGACGCGGTACGCGACGTGCAACACGAAGTCAAGCGCGTCGAGCAGAAACTCCTGTTGGACTCGGTGCGCTGA
- a CDS encoding DUF7537 family lipoprotein gives MLAVAVLVLVAGCAGSEETTPPTTSVETPTTAEPATTTSPATTSSSPATTANASANESLPPGLNASGVEDSAVLVEAHRSALNNSSFAFRFRSNVSVGQSSQWTRQRGTVEAGKSPLVVHSDSVRNLSGGTTRVATDLWANDTTVVVQYHRQDRTELRRYNRTGGNVADETWAHLPRADLDSQVTQSWLVELALTAGDFELDRIERRDGRRVAVLRATEAVEATNLTDLNATAVVDEEGRVHSLSLTAAYEGDDRSRIHYEFELTDVGSVAVERPMWVGAALPPTTENGTTTTTVPSGDETATPTDAETTTATATTTADSR, from the coding sequence GTGCTCGCCGTCGCCGTGTTGGTTCTCGTCGCCGGATGCGCCGGAAGCGAGGAGACGACGCCGCCGACGACTTCCGTAGAGACCCCGACGACCGCCGAACCCGCGACTACTACGTCGCCAGCGACGACCAGTTCCTCCCCCGCGACTACGGCGAACGCCTCCGCGAACGAGTCGCTCCCGCCGGGACTGAACGCTTCGGGCGTCGAGGACTCGGCGGTGCTGGTCGAGGCCCACCGAAGCGCGCTCAACAACTCCAGTTTCGCCTTCCGGTTCCGGTCGAACGTCTCGGTGGGCCAGTCGAGTCAGTGGACCAGACAGCGCGGCACCGTCGAAGCGGGCAAGTCGCCGCTGGTGGTCCACTCCGATAGCGTCCGGAACCTCTCCGGGGGAACGACCCGAGTCGCCACCGACCTGTGGGCCAACGACACGACCGTCGTGGTCCAGTACCACCGGCAGGACCGGACCGAACTCCGGCGGTACAACCGAACCGGCGGGAACGTCGCCGACGAGACGTGGGCGCACCTGCCGCGGGCCGACCTCGACTCGCAGGTGACTCAATCGTGGCTCGTGGAACTCGCGCTGACCGCCGGGGACTTCGAACTCGACCGCATAGAGCGACGTGACGGCCGGAGGGTCGCGGTCCTCCGAGCGACCGAAGCGGTCGAGGCGACCAACCTCACCGACCTGAACGCGACGGCGGTCGTGGACGAGGAGGGCCGGGTCCACTCGCTCTCGCTGACGGCGGCCTACGAGGGCGACGACCGGAGTCGGATTCACTACGAATTCGAGTTGACCGATGTCGGGTCGGTCGCCGTGGAGCGTCCGATGTGGGTGGGTGCCGCGCTTCCGCCGACCACCGAGAACGGAACGACGACGACCACGGTTCCGTCGGGCGACGAGACGGCGACCCCGACCGACGCCGAGACGACTACCGCCACCGCGACGACCACCGCCGATTCGCGCTGA
- a CDS encoding 3-dehydroquinate synthase II yields MTRSVWLKADDTVGDWDVRRKRITAGLEAGVDWVLVDAEDVERVRELGDVNVAAFTDGDAKVMDETEPQADPDAFVVGKDGEGDGTVDLPSDFSGSADLSTLRRDDNRANGAYVRILSKNYEAFAEAAAAESDYTIVVGEDWTIIPLENLIARIGEETELVAGVTTAEEARTAFETLEIGSDAVLLDTDDPDEIRQTVEVRDEADRETLDLDWAEVRSVERTGSADRVCVDTGSLMNRDEGMLVGSMSRGLFFVHAETAESPYVASRPFRVNAGAVHAYVRTPDGGTKYLAELRSGDNVQVVDLDGHTREATVGRVKIEKRPMFRVEVEFDDGDRVETLLQNAETIKVATRDGRKAVTDLEAGDELRVYREGVARHFGEAVEESIIEK; encoded by the coding sequence ATGACACGCTCCGTGTGGCTCAAGGCCGACGACACGGTCGGCGACTGGGACGTTCGTCGGAAACGAATCACAGCAGGACTCGAAGCAGGCGTCGATTGGGTTCTAGTGGACGCCGAAGACGTAGAACGAGTGCGCGAACTCGGGGACGTGAACGTCGCCGCGTTCACCGACGGCGACGCGAAGGTGATGGACGAGACCGAACCGCAGGCCGACCCCGACGCGTTCGTCGTCGGCAAGGACGGCGAGGGCGACGGCACCGTAGACCTCCCCTCGGACTTCTCGGGGTCGGCCGATCTCTCGACGCTCCGGCGCGACGACAACCGGGCGAACGGGGCGTACGTCCGCATCCTGAGCAAGAACTACGAGGCGTTCGCGGAGGCGGCCGCCGCGGAGTCCGACTACACCATCGTCGTCGGCGAGGACTGGACCATCATCCCGTTGGAGAACCTCATCGCGCGCATCGGCGAGGAGACCGAACTCGTCGCGGGCGTCACGACCGCCGAGGAAGCCCGGACCGCGTTCGAGACGCTCGAAATCGGGAGCGACGCGGTGTTGCTCGACACCGACGACCCCGACGAGATTCGCCAGACCGTCGAGGTGCGCGACGAGGCCGACCGCGAGACGCTCGACTTGGACTGGGCGGAGGTTCGGAGCGTCGAGCGAACCGGGAGCGCGGACCGGGTGTGCGTCGATACCGGGAGTCTGATGAACCGCGACGAGGGGATGCTGGTCGGGTCGATGTCTCGCGGCCTGTTTTTCGTCCACGCTGAGACCGCCGAGTCGCCCTACGTCGCCTCCCGGCCGTTCCGGGTGAACGCGGGCGCGGTCCACGCCTACGTCCGGACGCCCGACGGCGGCACCAAGTACCTCGCGGAACTCAGGTCCGGAGACAACGTGCAGGTCGTAGACTTGGACGGCCACACCCGCGAGGCGACGGTCGGTCGCGTGAAGATAGAGAAGCGCCCGATGTTCCGGGTCGAAGTCGAGTTCGACGACGGCGACCGGGTGGAGACGCTACTCCAGAACGCCGAGACCATCAAGGTCGCCACCCGCGACGGCCGGAAGGCGGTCACGGACCTCGAGGCGGGCGACGAACTCCGGGTCTACCGCGAGGGCGTCGCTCGCCACTTCGGGGAAGCCGTCGAAGAGAGCATCATCGAGAAGTAG
- a CDS encoding zinc ribbon domain-containing protein — protein sequence MTHTKSEKRPWLGALLAFFLPGLGHVYLKEWLRSVMWFAFAVSAVLLFVPLPDAATTGATSVGAAFDAALEATRDLPLKALLPIWVVRVFSAIDAYWLALQRTPDEEEGDQCPSCGKPVDEDLDFCQWCTTPLPERDGPNGPTEGEAVSR from the coding sequence GTGACCCATACGAAATCCGAAAAGCGTCCGTGGTTGGGCGCACTACTCGCGTTCTTCCTCCCCGGACTCGGCCACGTCTACCTCAAGGAGTGGCTTCGGTCGGTGATGTGGTTCGCCTTCGCGGTCAGCGCGGTACTGCTGTTCGTCCCGCTTCCCGACGCGGCGACCACCGGCGCGACGAGCGTCGGCGCGGCGTTCGACGCCGCCCTCGAAGCGACTCGGGACCTCCCGCTGAAGGCGTTGCTCCCCATCTGGGTCGTCCGTGTGTTCAGCGCCATCGACGCCTACTGGCTGGCGCTCCAGCGCACGCCCGACGAGGAGGAAGGCGACCAGTGTCCGTCCTGCGGCAAACCCGTAGACGAGGACCTCGACTTCTGTCAGTGGTGTACGACCCCGCTTCCCGAACGCGACGGTCCGAACGGTCCGACCGAAGGCGAGGCGGTCTCGCGGTAA
- a CDS encoding type I 3-dehydroquinate dehydratase codes for MNFEEFVLAASVTDLDAEPRAREHADAVEFRMDLASDPLAALGDYDGELPVLATNRAAWEGGEADDDETRLAELAEAAELACVGAVDVELQSLTEGEGDRVAERARRAGTTVVASVHDFERTPPETDLRGLLESATDHADVGKLAVTAEDRGDVLDLLAVTHEFASAGERVATMAMGEPGRHSRAVAPVYGSKIGYAPVESEDATAPGQYDLETLARLVDELA; via the coding sequence ATGAACTTCGAGGAGTTCGTCCTCGCGGCGAGCGTCACCGACCTCGACGCCGAACCCCGCGCCCGCGAACACGCCGACGCCGTGGAGTTCCGGATGGACCTCGCCAGCGACCCGCTGGCCGCGCTCGGGGACTACGACGGCGAGTTGCCCGTCCTCGCCACCAACCGCGCGGCGTGGGAGGGCGGCGAGGCAGACGACGACGAGACGCGCCTCGCGGAACTCGCGGAGGCCGCCGAACTCGCCTGCGTCGGCGCGGTGGACGTGGAACTGCAGTCGCTGACGGAGGGCGAGGGCGACCGGGTGGCCGAGCGCGCGCGCCGGGCCGGAACCACCGTCGTCGCCTCGGTCCACGACTTCGAGCGCACGCCGCCGGAGACCGACCTGCGTGGCCTGTTGGAGTCGGCTACCGACCACGCCGACGTTGGCAAACTCGCCGTCACCGCCGAGGACCGCGGCGACGTGCTGGACCTACTGGCGGTCACCCACGAGTTCGCGTCCGCGGGCGAACGCGTGGCGACGATGGCGATGGGCGAACCGGGCCGCCACTCGCGGGCGGTCGCGCCGGTCTACGGGTCGAAAATCGGCTACGCGCCGGTCGAGTCCGAGGACGCTACCGCGCCCGGCCAGTACGACCTCGAGACGCTGGCCCGACTCGTGGACGAACTCGCCTGA
- a CDS encoding DNA-methyltransferase has product METEHRIHVGDARDMASLGDDSVELVVTSPPYPMIEMWDDLFAELDPEVEDLLADGDGEAAFEAMHAALDPVWDELSRVLVEGGVAAVNVGDATRSVGDGFQLYPNHAELITRLRQRGFDLLPDVLWRKPVNRLTKFMGSGMVPPNAYATLEHEYVLLFRNGGESRSFETGAERRYEAAYFWEERNDWFSDLWTDVQGEGQKLDHDDLRTRSAAFPFEVPYRLVNMYSVYGDTVLDPFWGTGTTTLAAMVAGRNSVGYELSTEFREVFDDRLAEVGAFAEEKNRQRLDAHREFAAGQQLGYESENYDFQVKTKQERQLQLYTVADYRREGDHYVVTHEKFDG; this is encoded by the coding sequence ATGGAGACCGAACATCGGATTCACGTCGGCGACGCACGCGACATGGCTTCGCTCGGTGACGACTCCGTCGAACTCGTCGTCACCTCACCGCCGTACCCCATGATAGAGATGTGGGACGACCTGTTCGCGGAGTTAGACCCCGAGGTCGAAGACCTGCTGGCCGACGGCGACGGCGAGGCCGCGTTCGAGGCGATGCACGCCGCACTCGACCCCGTGTGGGACGAACTATCGCGGGTCCTCGTGGAGGGCGGCGTGGCCGCCGTCAACGTCGGCGACGCCACCCGGAGCGTCGGCGACGGGTTCCAACTCTACCCGAACCACGCCGAACTCATCACCCGACTCCGACAGCGAGGGTTCGACCTCCTACCCGACGTGTTGTGGCGCAAACCTGTCAATCGACTCACTAAGTTCATGGGTTCGGGGATGGTGCCGCCCAACGCCTACGCGACCCTCGAACACGAGTACGTCCTCCTCTTTCGCAACGGCGGCGAGTCGCGGTCGTTCGAGACCGGCGCGGAGCGACGCTACGAGGCGGCGTACTTCTGGGAGGAGCGAAACGACTGGTTCTCGGACCTCTGGACCGACGTGCAGGGCGAGGGCCAAAAACTCGACCACGACGACCTTCGAACCCGGTCGGCGGCGTTCCCCTTCGAGGTGCCGTACCGACTCGTCAACATGTATTCGGTGTACGGCGACACGGTGTTAGACCCCTTCTGGGGCACCGGCACCACGACGCTGGCGGCGATGGTCGCCGGGCGAAACTCGGTGGGGTACGAACTCAGCACGGAGTTCCGCGAGGTGTTCGACGACCGACTCGCGGAAGTCGGCGCGTTCGCCGAGGAGAAGAACCGCCAGCGACTCGACGCCCACCGGGAGTTCGCCGCGGGTCAGCAACTCGGTTACGAGTCCGAGAACTACGACTTCCAAGTCAAGACCAAGCAGGAACGCCAGTTGCAGTTGTACACGGTGGCCGACTACCGACGCGAGGGCGACCACTACGTGGTCACTCACGAGAAGTTCGACGGGTGA
- a CDS encoding transcription initiation factor IIB — protein sequence MSDVTTRVKRTEEEEVEQESEQSTACPECGGNLISDTEHGETVCEECGLVVDEDQVDRGPEWRAFDSKEKNEKSRVGAPTTNTMHDKGLSTNIDWRNKDAYGNSLGSRQREKMQRLRKWNERFRTRDSKERNLKQALGEIDRMASALGLPNNVRETASVIYRRALDEDLLPGRSIEGVSTACVYAAARQAGVPRSLDEIADVSRVEKSEVARTYRYVVRELNLEVKPADPESYVPRFASGLDLSDEAEHRARELLQTAKEKGVHSGKSPVGLAAAAVYAAALLTNEKTTQAEVSEVADISEVTIRNRYHELLEAEEAPAMA from the coding sequence ATGTCAGATGTAACCACGCGAGTCAAGCGAACCGAAGAGGAAGAAGTCGAACAAGAATCCGAGCAGTCCACCGCCTGTCCCGAGTGCGGCGGCAATCTCATCTCCGACACCGAACACGGCGAGACCGTCTGCGAGGAGTGCGGTCTGGTCGTGGACGAGGACCAAGTGGACCGCGGCCCCGAGTGGCGCGCGTTCGACTCGAAAGAGAAAAACGAGAAGTCCCGCGTCGGCGCGCCGACGACGAACACGATGCACGACAAGGGTCTCTCGACCAACATCGACTGGCGAAACAAGGACGCCTACGGTAACTCGTTGGGGTCGCGCCAGCGCGAGAAGATGCAACGCCTGCGCAAGTGGAACGAGCGGTTCCGCACGCGGGACTCCAAAGAGCGCAATCTCAAGCAGGCGCTCGGCGAAATCGACCGCATGGCCTCCGCGCTCGGTCTGCCGAACAACGTCCGAGAGACCGCTTCGGTCATCTACCGGCGGGCGCTCGACGAGGACCTCCTGCCGGGTCGGTCCATCGAGGGCGTCTCGACGGCCTGCGTCTACGCCGCCGCGCGGCAGGCGGGCGTCCCGCGCAGTTTGGACGAAATCGCTGACGTGAGTCGAGTCGAGAAGAGCGAAGTCGCCCGGACCTACCGCTACGTGGTCCGTGAGTTGAATCTGGAGGTCAAGCCCGCCGACCCCGAGAGCTACGTCCCGCGGTTCGCCTCGGGTCTGGACCTCTCGGACGAGGCCGAACACCGCGCCCGCGAACTCCTCCAGACCGCCAAGGAGAAGGGCGTCCACAGCGGGAAGTCGCCGGTGGGTCTCGCGGCCGCCGCCGTCTACGCCGCCGCGCTTCTGACCAACGAGAAGACCACGCAGGCCGAAGTCAGCGAAGTCGCCGACATCAGCGAGGTCACGATTCGCAACCGCTACCACGAACTGCTGGAGGCCGAGGAAGCCCCGGCGATGGCCTGA
- a CDS encoding cobalamin-binding protein yields MVAHTERVVSLAPSATATLRRLDATDRLVGVTYHCEADAPPVGGWLNPDYEAVADCDPDLVLTADDLQADIAADLRERGYEVFHAAPTTLDEVVASFSDLGAALGLPDEGAALARCAEDRLDRVRRLTPGADADRPVVYCEEWSDPPMAAGNWVPEAVAVAGGRYPFAAPGERSREVSATEVETADPDHVVVHVCGHGSCADPDAVLDRGWDVPALARENVHVLDDSLLNQPSPRLVEGVETLARTFHPDAFDS; encoded by the coding sequence ATGGTAGCCCACACCGAGCGAGTCGTCTCGTTGGCCCCAAGCGCGACCGCAACCTTGCGGAGACTCGACGCGACCGACCGTCTCGTCGGCGTGACCTACCACTGCGAGGCGGACGCTCCGCCGGTCGGCGGGTGGCTCAACCCCGACTACGAGGCGGTCGCCGACTGCGACCCGGACCTCGTTCTGACCGCCGACGACTTGCAGGCCGACATCGCGGCCGACCTGCGAGAGCGCGGTTACGAGGTGTTCCACGCCGCTCCGACGACCTTAGACGAGGTGGTCGCGTCGTTCTCCGACCTCGGTGCCGCGTTGGGACTCCCCGACGAGGGCGCGGCGCTCGCTCGGTGCGCCGAGGACCGACTCGACCGCGTTCGGCGTCTCACGCCCGGTGCCGACGCCGACCGACCGGTCGTCTACTGCGAGGAGTGGTCGGACCCGCCGATGGCCGCGGGCAACTGGGTGCCCGAAGCGGTCGCAGTCGCGGGCGGGCGCTACCCCTTCGCGGCCCCCGGCGAACGCTCGCGGGAGGTCTCGGCCACGGAAGTCGAAACCGCCGACCCCGACCACGTGGTCGTCCACGTCTGCGGCCACGGGTCTTGCGCCGACCCCGACGCGGTTCTCGACCGGGGGTGGGACGTTCCGGCGCTCGCCCGCGAGAACGTCCACGTCCTCGACGACTCGCTTCTGAACCAACCGAGTCCCCGACTCGTGGAGGGCGTCGAGACGCTCGCCCGGACGTTCCACCCCGACGCCTTCGACTCGTAA
- the yjjX gene encoding inosine/xanthosine triphosphatase, whose product MRVGVGSTNPVKRDATEAAFAAVADASATKSSAESVADAAVEPVAVESGVSEQPFGERETLEGAQNRARNVLAAGDYDLGIGLEGGVAQVEGAEGLFLVMWAAATDGERVGRGAGPRLRLPETIASRVRDGEELGPVMDDVLGTENVAEKRGAAGALTGHAIDREGALRQAVAGAIGPFVTELYE is encoded by the coding sequence ATGCGAGTCGGCGTCGGCAGTACCAACCCGGTGAAACGAGACGCGACCGAAGCGGCGTTTGCGGCCGTCGCGGACGCCTCAGCCACGAAGTCCTCGGCCGAATCAGTCGCGGACGCGGCGGTCGAACCGGTTGCGGTCGAATCGGGCGTGAGCGAACAACCCTTCGGCGAGCGCGAGACTCTCGAAGGCGCGCAGAACCGCGCCCGGAACGTCCTCGCGGCGGGCGACTACGACCTCGGAATCGGCTTGGAGGGCGGGGTCGCCCAAGTCGAGGGCGCAGAGGGTCTCTTCCTCGTGATGTGGGCGGCGGCCACCGACGGCGAGCGAGTCGGCCGCGGCGCTGGCCCTCGCCTGCGACTCCCCGAGACCATCGCGTCCCGAGTCCGGGACGGCGAGGAGCTAGGACCCGTGATGGACGACGTGTTGGGGACGGAGAACGTCGCCGAGAAACGGGGCGCGGCGGGCGCGCTGACCGGCCACGCCATCGACCGGGAGGGGGCGCTCCGACAGGCAGTCGCCGGGGCAATCGGTCCCTTCGTGACGGAGTTGTACGAGTAA
- a CDS encoding flippase-like domain-containing protein gives MSGRAVEVSVVLPAYNEEATIENTVETTLATLDEFLPDGTFEVIVAEDGCEDRTPEIADRMAAEDERVRHYHSDERLGRGGALNHAFEAADGETLVYFDTDLATDMRHLEELVESVRSGEYDFATGSRWMPGDEADRPAKRDVASRGFNGLTRTFLGSEMRDHQCGFKAFDRTALFDVLDDVEDEHWFWDTEVLVRAQRRGYDIKEFAVDWTPKGDSKVDIVRDVFGMGSQIMRCWWEFSVQPRITKRVSITAGIILTIVAVLLMGKYLPMGEVLEQMSRADPMLVGLAALVYVLSWPLRGTRYKDILEELGYTEDAGFLTGAIFVSQTGNLVFPARAGDAVRAYVVKARRSIPYPTGFASLAVERVFDLLTITMLAGVVLVGLAVTGTTGGLESTLLGSGPTDGGVGSSGQTAVYVAGGVGLAAILAVAVIVASARSDRNLVRGAVSKLSNDSYADYVAGVIERFTGDVQTVAGNRSAFATVGTSSLAIWSLDVVTAMLVLVAFPNVSLSLPMLVAVCFFAVSVGNLAKVLPLSPGGVGLYEGAFTLLVVALTPLSPAIALGAAILDHAVKNVVTLVGGVASMFVLNVSLTTAVEESKDARTAADPATDD, from the coding sequence ATGAGCGGTCGTGCAGTCGAGGTGAGCGTCGTCCTCCCCGCTTACAACGAGGAGGCGACCATCGAGAACACGGTGGAGACGACGCTCGCAACGCTAGACGAGTTTCTCCCCGACGGAACCTTCGAGGTCATCGTCGCCGAGGACGGGTGTGAGGACCGCACGCCCGAAATCGCCGACCGGATGGCCGCCGAAGACGAGCGGGTCCGCCACTACCACAGCGACGAGCGGTTGGGTCGAGGAGGGGCGCTGAATCACGCGTTCGAGGCGGCCGACGGCGAGACGCTGGTCTACTTCGACACGGACCTCGCCACCGACATGCGCCACCTCGAGGAACTGGTCGAGAGCGTCCGGTCGGGCGAGTACGACTTCGCCACTGGGTCGCGCTGGATGCCCGGCGACGAGGCAGACCGGCCAGCGAAACGCGACGTAGCCAGCAGGGGCTTCAACGGTCTGACCAGAACCTTCCTCGGGTCCGAGATGCGCGACCACCAGTGCGGGTTCAAGGCGTTCGACCGGACCGCGCTGTTCGACGTACTCGACGACGTGGAGGACGAACACTGGTTCTGGGACACCGAGGTTCTCGTGCGCGCACAGCGGCGGGGCTACGACATCAAGGAGTTCGCGGTGGACTGGACCCCGAAAGGCGACTCGAAAGTGGACATCGTTCGGGACGTGTTCGGGATGGGGAGCCAAATCATGCGGTGTTGGTGGGAGTTCAGCGTCCAACCCCGCATCACCAAGCGCGTCTCTATCACGGCCGGTATCATCCTGACGATAGTCGCCGTCCTCCTGATGGGGAAGTACCTCCCGATGGGCGAAGTCCTCGAACAGATGAGCCGTGCCGACCCCATGCTGGTGGGTCTCGCCGCGCTGGTCTACGTACTGTCGTGGCCCCTCCGCGGAACCCGGTACAAGGACATCCTCGAAGAACTCGGCTACACCGAGGACGCGGGCTTCCTGACGGGAGCAATCTTCGTGAGTCAGACGGGCAACCTCGTCTTCCCGGCCCGCGCGGGCGACGCGGTGCGCGCCTACGTTGTGAAGGCCCGGCGGTCGATTCCGTATCCGACCGGGTTCGCCTCGTTAGCGGTCGAGCGCGTTTTCGACCTCTTGACAATCACGATGCTCGCGGGCGTGGTTCTCGTCGGACTCGCGGTGACCGGCACGACGGGCGGACTCGAATCGACGCTACTGGGGTCGGGTCCCACCGACGGCGGCGTCGGGAGTAGCGGCCAGACTGCGGTGTACGTCGCGGGCGGCGTCGGTCTCGCCGCCATCCTCGCGGTCGCGGTCATCGTCGCCAGCGCGCGGTCGGACCGCAACCTCGTCCGCGGGGCCGTCTCCAAACTCAGTAACGACTCGTACGCCGACTACGTGGCTGGCGTCATCGAGCGATTCACCGGCGACGTGCAGACCGTCGCGGGCAATCGGAGCGCGTTCGCCACGGTCGGCACGAGCAGTCTCGCCATCTGGTCGCTCGACGTGGTGACGGCGATGCTCGTGCTGGTCGCCTTCCCGAACGTCTCGCTCTCGCTCCCGATGCTCGTGGCGGTGTGTTTCTTCGCGGTCAGCGTGGGCAACCTCGCCAAGGTCCTGCCGCTGTCGCCCGGCGGCGTCGGTCTCTACGAGGGCGCGTTCACCCTGCTCGTGGTCGCACTGACGCCGCTATCGCCCGCCATCGCGCTCGGCGCGGCCATCCTCGATCACGCCGTGAAGAACGTCGTCACGCTTGTCGGCGGCGTGGCCTCGATGTTCGTGTTGAACGTCTCACTGACGACTGCCGTCGAAGAGAGCAAGGACGCCCGGACCGCGGCGGACCCGGCGACCGACGACTGA